The Canis aureus isolate CA01 chromosome 6, VMU_Caureus_v.1.0, whole genome shotgun sequence genome contains the following window.
aaaaaaaagaccatactTCCCAGCCCGACATGAGGCCAGACATTGTCATGGGACCAGACTGTGGTCAATGGACATGAGTGTCTCTCTGGATCAGTCCTTAAAAGAAAGGGGTATACAGACGGGTGCCTCCCCAGCTCAGTCCATGgagcatgtgagtcttgatctcagggttgtgagttcgagccccaccttgagtgtagagattacttaaaaataaaatcttaaggggtgCCTTGCTggtttagtcagtagagcatgcaagtcttgatctcagagtcatgagttcaagcccaacgaTGGGCATAGAGctcacttaaatatatatatatatatatgaatcttaaaaaaaaaaagattttatttatttattcatgggaaacagagagaggcagagagacaggcagagggagaagcaggctccatgtagggagcttgacgtgagactcaatcctgggtctccaggatcacactctcagctgaaggcagcgctaaaccactgagccacccaggctgcccaaaataaaatcttaagaaaaaagaaaggggtgTAAACTCTCCCTGTTCCTTTCCACCTCCCTGCTAGCCAGGATACAGATGTGATAGCAGGAGCTAGAGTAGCCACTTTGGGCAGGTAAGTGGGGAATCTTTATGCTAAAGATGGCAGAGATGTACTGACACCCTGTACTTCCCACTTGTGGACTAAAGAGAAATAATCTTCTATCTTGCTTAAGAAACTGATTTTTGTTGGTCTTCTTGTATAGCAGTTAGTTCACActctaataaaagtaaaaaaaaagtagattaatGTCTCAACCCTGGTCTTCCTAGCTCCTTTTCAGGagatactacacacacacacacacacacaccacatgtgACACAGACCTATCCCCATTATTTTTACACCAGAGTTAGCATATACTCTACATTGTTTTAAACCTTGCTCTTTTTACTCACCAATACATTCTGGTTATGGATCTGCATTAGCCCTCATGAGCTTTCTAAACAGTTCcacaggggaatccctgggtggctcagtggtttagcacctgcctttggcccagggcgtgatcctggagtcccgggatcgagtcccacatcgggcttctccctgagtggagcctgcttctccctctgcctgtgtctctgcctctctctctgtgtctttcatgaataaataaataaaatctttaataaataaataaataaacaaacaaacaaacagttcCACAGTATTCCATCTCGTGGGTGTATTATAAATTACTTAACCAGCTCTGGGGGTGGACTCACTCTTGATTCGGCGCAGGTAAGCCTCGTCCTCTGTCTCAATCAGGGGGAAGTCCTCTCTGGATGGGCATCTAGAGGGGTAACAAGTAGGGTGGGGTTGAGGGATCAGGAATCAGCCTCCTTCCCCCAAACACGCTCTGTGCTTCCCTATAAGACTCTCTAGCCCCATGCCCTGACTTCACTCCTGACCCCTATCATATTCTAGTGGACTATGCACCCTTCCATGGGCCACCTGCAGGGGTAGCACCGTGCAGATGGGCACTACAGGCTTTGGCGTGAAGCAGACTGGCCCAAATCCTGGTCCTGCCATTTACCAGGTGGCAGCTTGTctatttctcatctgaaaaatgggtatgacattttttctcttccctgttttttttttgttagaattaaataaagaaatgtaacaATGCTTCAAGCATGGCAGAAGCTCAATAAATCGATGACAAAGAATATGAATTATGATTTTCACAATTACAAATATTAATACTGTTCACAGAGAGGCCACCATGGATCCATTGTCAATGGAACAGGTATTTTGCACTGTTTTCCTACAACAGGCAATGTCATACTTTTGTATGAATTTCTGAAAAATCTGTCCAAAAGTCTAAGttgcagaaatataaaaaagtttaCACATTACAGAGTGGAGAAAATCCATttctaaaagctaaaaaaaattacaaatatcctgactgagttcattttttttttgcataatcttcaaaaatccattttgaatgtTTTACATGCGTTTTTTTccgttgttttttgtttgtttgtttgtttttttaatcacaagAGACACATAGTCAATGGCCTCAAAGCTTATGCACATCCCACAGAAGCTCAAAGTCCACTGCCTTGGCAGACTGAACAGTTTACTTCTTGTCTCAACTGGGTGAGGTTTGGCTCTAGTATCAATGCCTCATtccctctttcattcatttttagaaaataaaggtaaaatgcaATACAATCCAAATAATAGCCCACTGCCTCCAGACTGAGATGTTTCTGTGCCTGATACTGTCCTGTTGGCTGGCAGGCGTGCCCCCATGTGACAGCTCAGGGTACCCCTCTGCTTGCCAGCTCAGGCTCCTGAAAGATGCTCGGGGTTGTCACGGTATGTCTGACCATCCAGGATACGATGGCCCTTGCCTCAGGACACTGTGCTTctctcccccagcctctgcctcctgctccgaACCCCAGGCTCTTTCCCCGGAGTCTGCTGTGGCCTGGCTGCAGACTCCCTGAGgccatacacacactcacacgcgcACACTCTGCTGAATGACCCGGATCCAGGTGCTCCGGTCATCCCGAGATGCGGTGTGGACCTCATACATCTCAGGGGGCGCCGCACTGATCAGAAACATCCCTTTCTCCTGGTTGGCGATGTCCCGTACAATCAGATTCTGCAGTGATACCACTGAGGGCTTGTCCTGCAAGTCAGAATGGAAGGACTCAGCCTGGGAACCTGACCCTGGGATCTCAGGGTCTTCAGTCTTGCCAGAGTACCTGAAGGACTGAAGAGCCAGCCAGCAATATAAATTTAGAGTCCCTGGTTTTGGTGCAGCCAGAGGGGACTTAGGAGTGCATGTGACCTCTGGTGGGTTAATTAACATTAAGGTTTACCAGGGAACTTGGCTGGTTGAGTTGGGGGAGCATGGGGCTActtcagggttgtgggttcaagccaaACATTGAATGTAGAGAGTactaacaaaacaacaacaacaacaaaaaaaccacataaaaaaaaaccctttaaggTTTCCTCTCCTCATCTATAAGGAGGGATCCTAAGAGGCCCTCCTCACAGTCATAATAACCTGTTAGCTACTTCTATTCCTTATGATATTATAGCAATGGTCACAATAGCCATTTGACTCTGGAGGATTCTAGGGTTCCTTCCAGCTTGGGGAGAAAAGCAAGAAGAGGCTGTGATGCTTGTCCATGccaggaaaggagaaggaggaagatcTCACCAGGGCAGGAAAGATGTACTTCTGGTCCTTCTCCTGGAGAAATACCAGCACGTCTGTCATCAGGAGCATGAGCACATCTGGCCGAGGGGACAAGTGGGAGAATGGTCAGCAGCAGAGGTCTGGGCAGCTGCCCACCTCTTTCTCAGGGTCCAGGCGTAACCTGTCCGTTCATGGCTCCTGAGGAGCCCCTTCCCGGCCTCTCTTCTCTCCAGGTGCTTCCTCTTACCTCTGTGGCCTCCACCTGCCCATTCTTACAGCTCAGAAATGCCAGGGGAAAAGATCCGTGTGCTACCAGACCAAAGAGCTTCTCGGCTAGAGAAGCTGCAGAGGGACACCCATGCATCTGAAGGAAATCCTCTTTGCCCAGCGGATGCCAATTTCTTAACCTGGGCCCTACAGACCCCTAGTATGTCCACTGCTGGGCTTCAAGGGCTCTGCAAACCTTCTGAAGTTGCAGAAGCAATTTTACATATTATTGTAACGCACACATGCGCTTTTCTGGGTGAAAGGGTCCAGAATTTTCATGAGAGTAAAATGTATTCCCGCAGCGGGAGGAGCCACCCTTTCAATTCTGTGCCTAGCAACTGACATAAGAGCTTTTCGGCTGTCTGACCTAAAATCCCCTGGCCCCCTGCAATGCCAGGGCTCAGGAGGCAGGAGACAGGCAGGCTTATCCACCCCTCCTGTCTTCTCAGACCCCAGAGGCACCTTGGCTGTCTTCTGCACCCCCTTCCAGCCGCTCCAATCCTGAGTCCCACACTTTAACTTGACAAAGGTCAAGTCCCTAAAACTCAGATGGCACAGCCAAGAAAACACAGGCTCACCCTTTGCCCTTGGATATCTCACTCAACTGTGGGCACATAGAGGGGAGGGCTTTCACTAAATGCTTCAGAAATAAAGCTCTCCAGCCCTGCTATTTTTAACCCCCATGGTTTATATTCTTAGTTGCTGTGTgggaggaacagaaaagagaaggggaTGAAGGAAGGCGCCGGTAGGCACCGCCATCCCCCAGCCTGTAAAGGGGGATTTCACCACAGGGACACAGCGGTGGGGGGGGCGGCAGGCTCAGTCCCGGGGTACAGGCCTGCTGTAGCCAGCACTCCTCACACCCAAAGCAGGCTATTCCCTGTGTCTCACTTTAGGGAGGAAAGCTGCAGCCAGGGTGGTCTGGGGACAGGGGCTGGGCAAGTGTgactccccacacacacccccattgCTCTTTTCTCTCATCTCCATGCTGCCTGTCCTTCTGTCCTGCCCATCCTTCTGTCTGTCCTGCCTGTCCTCTCTGTCCTCCTTGTCCTCCCTGTCCTTCTGTCTGTCCTGCCCATCCTCCCATCCTGCCTGTCCTTCTGTCCTGTccatcctcctcatcctccctgTCCTTCCATCTGTCCTGCTCATCCTTCCATGCTCCCGTCCTGCCTATCTGCCACTGGGCCCTCTCTGGCTGTCTTCCTGAAGCACCTGCCTAATCTGCAGCCCGGCTAGCTGCCCCTCTCTTGCCCCCCGGTCCTGgagattctctgtcttcctcatcAAAACTGAAAGCTCTCTGGGCATGCATGCAAGGACCCAAGAAAGAGGCAGATCCTGACAAGGAGCCCCTGTGTGGcccatgaaatgaaatgaagaactGGGACTTTGCTGCAACAGAGACACACATTTCTCTTGCACTGGGCCCCCGGACGGTGTCTGCAGAATGTGGTCCTACAGGCTACCTGCTcgttcctccctctctctgactctgggCTCTTGCCCGGCCCGCCACACTGAACACTGACCTTTGAAGCGACCTGTCGCTGTCTTCCAGAGCAGGCAACCATCATGGATGAGCTTGCGCCGCAGAAGCTCCTCTCTGCCAAATGGGCCCTTGCTGGGCACTGGGGCCTGGGCCCGAGGGTCCATCCGGTGGTAGATCTCCTGCAAGCGAGCTCCTTTCTCCAGCTCATGCACGTCCTGGTCCACATTGGACAGGAGCTCCTTCACCAGCCCCAGTGCTGTGGTCAGGTCCTGGCGCTCCTCGTCGGTCCCTGGTGTCCAGGGTCGGCATGAGGCACAGTGGGTCCGCTTCAGTCCCACCCCAGCTCCCGCAGAATCCCGATCCCATCTGCAGAGGCCGCCCCAGGCCCCACAGCTTACCTCATCCTTTCCCTGGGTTACCCTGGAGAGCCCTCCCTGCACTCTCCCCGCCCTCCTTGTACTCTTCCCAGGGCCTGCCCCCTCACCATGGGAATGCTGTAGGATCCGGTTGATGAGTACCGGGTACTTGGTGATGCGCTGGGTCACCAGCAGGATGCACTCCTGCACCCCATGACGCTTCAACACAGCCGATCGGGTCACCTTCTAGAAGGGCAGAGTCAGTGCTCAGGGCCAGCCTGCGGACAGGGCCTGGCCACAGCAATGCTGGACTCGGACCCTGCACTCCAGTGATGGCCCCAGTATGGCCATCTACCTCCCATTGGCTTAGGTGACTGCATGTGGGACTGGGGAGCACGATGCCATGACGAGGACTGAGCAGATAAAGTGGGGAGAAGCACTTGCTGTAACATCCCCCTCCATGGGGGTCGGGGAGCACCTGGTCTCCATGTGGCCGCAGCACTTGATGCCCCCCAGGAAAGGGGAGGCCAGGCACAGGCCGCCAGAGGAGGCTCTGTGCATGAGTCCTGGAGAGGTGTGCTCACCCGGATGAACTGCTGGAACCTTTTGTCCCGGGCATACAGCTCCTTGTAAAGCTTTAAGGCCTTAGTGTGGCGGCTGCAGAACTCTGAGTAGGCCTTACGCATCCGCTCCGCACTGGGACCTGAGAACTACACGTCGGGGAGCCAGCCTCAGTCAGCATGTTCCTCAAAGCCACGGCCCATCCCCTGGATGCCCTCTGTCCTCCGCCCTCCAGCTCTCGTGGCTGTGCTCCCCAGACTCTGCAGGTGACAGCACCCACTCTGATCACACCTCTGCCCCACCTGGCTGATGAGCAGGTCTGCCAGGCGATGGATGACGAAGTTCCGGGTGCTTCCAGGGCACAGGGCTTGGCGTCGGCGTTCTAGGAGCTGGCTGAGGAAGCGTGTGTGGATGTCACTGAGCTCATCCACGCAGGGGAACAGACCCTGGACCACTCCGGGCTCCAGCTGCAGCTCCTCTAGCATCCCCGTGCGGAAGAGGCGGGTCATGATCTTCAGCGTCCGCACATGGTGCAGCTCCGTCTGGATGAGCTCTGCGGGCACAACAGTTCATGTGGACCTCATCCTGTCTTGGCCACAACTGACTCGGCTGGGCCCTCAGGGCTCAGTGGGATTTCTAAAGTCCCTTCCAGGTTGACATTCTGCATTGTTATggtcttaagatttttttctaatcgTTTTCTGTCTTTATGCTCTGCTACATCAAGCTGTGAGCCATTTAGGGGCAAGAACCACATGTTCCCACATGTCCAGACTCCCCACAGGCCCCAGTGTGGTGCCAGGCATGGTACAGGCCAGGAGCAAAGGCAGAGAACCCACTTGAAGGAAGGGGTGTAAAAATGGGGCCTGGAGACCCAGAACCCCAAAAGGCAGGGGCCTTATAGCCACTTGTGGGCTGGGGGAAGGGTCTGGGGGGGGGGCCCATGGACTAATAGGGTCAGGGGGCCTTTGGGCTAAAATGGTCAGGGGGGCCCACAGACTAACAGGGCCCATGGGTTAATGGTCTGGGGGGTGTGGGCTGGCAGAAGAAAGGCTACAGACAACAGGCATGGGCAATCTTCTTGGCTCACCATAGATGACATCCTGCTGCTTCATCACCTCTTTCTTCTGCTGCTGCAGGAAGCTGCTGTCTACTGCCAAGCTCCATGAGTCGGCTGCAAAGTCCCTCTCATCTGTCTCAAAGTCACTCATGAGCTCACTGTAGATCACTTCTGCACCTGGACGCCAGCGGGCCAGacactgagctcaactctccccATGGGGTCCTGGCCCCTCGGGCCCCTCCCACGCTGCCCCCACCTGTCCCCGGGCCAGCAGTAACCTTCGTCAATGAGGGACTCCACGGATAGGGCTCGGTTCCGCATGTTGAGGGAGTCTGTGGACTGGGACAGGATTCGGCGCAGCCCCAGGGGTGACTCGTCACTGAAGTGGCTGAGGGAAGAGGGCCTGCGTCACCCTGACTCGGGCGAGAGACCCCCCCGCTCCCCCGCTCTGCCAGACGGGGAACCAGGGCTGGGGTCTGAGGGGCACGCAGCCCGagtcctccctccctgtctctggttCTGAGTTCAGGGTTGGGAAGAAGCCCTCAGGCCTCCTGGTCCCCACTGCTGCTCTCACCCACCTACTGTTCCCTTCCCCAAGCAGAGGCTCACCCGGCAATGTTGGTGGTGGAGACACTCTTGGCTAATGACAAGGAGGAGCGGCCACGGCGGGAGCCGAGCAGGGACTGCCGGAAGCTGTCAGAGGGGTAGATGGCAGAGCTTGGCCGCTCCCGGGGGGTGGCTGCAGGGGGGTAGCCAGCAGGCAAGCGTCAAAGTTGCTGCTTCCCAGACTCCAGGCCTCCCAGGCTCCAGACTAGGAATGTGGCCTCCTCTCCCATCCCATCCTCCACCCAGCCCTGAGTCAAGGAAAGGTCATGGCAGCGCCTCCTCCCTTGGGCACTACTTCTAACGTTTGTCTTGTCTCCTCTCTTCCCCGAAACAAGCCTGTGAGCAAACCAAGGCTCAGGAAGGTTAAGAGACTGGTCCAGGGACTCAGACTCCGCTCTTACTGTGACACCAAAGCTGTCTGAATGGCACTTGACAGCTGCCTGCAATGCTCCCAAGTGCAGTGGAAATGCTCAAACCACCAGCCAAGCCTCACCCCCATTAGATTTCTGCCCTGCCCCTAAGACCAGGAGCCTGGACACCTCTTATGGCTCACCATCCACTTCCAATGGGGGGTGGGGAAAGCACCATGCAGGAAATGAACCTCAAGGGGCAGGAGAGCCCACAGGCTGAGGGGCCTGGGGTCCCATTGAGGGTCCCGGGGAGAGGGGGGATCCTGCACGGGGTCTTCTGCGTGCCCCCACTACTCACTCTTACTGCGAAGGGAAACAGACTGCAAAGCAGTGCTGTTCTTCAGCAGAGCAGCCTTCTGTT
Protein-coding sequences here:
- the ARHGEF2 gene encoding rho guanine nucleotide exchange factor 2 isoform X9, with the protein product MTGKAKNREKEKMKEAKDARYTNGHLFTTISVSGMTMCYACNKSITAKEALICPTCNVTIHNRCKDTLANCTKVKQKQQKAALLKNSTALQSVSLRSKTTPRERPSSAIYPSDSFRQSLLGSRRGRSSLSLAKSVSTTNIAGHFSDESPLGLRRILSQSTDSLNMRNRALSVESLIDEGAEVIYSELMSDFETDERDFAADSWSLAVDSSFLQQQKKEVMKQQDVIYELIQTELHHVRTLKIMTRLFRTGMLEELQLEPGVVQGLFPCVDELSDIHTRFLSQLLERRRQALCPGSTRNFVIHRLADLLISQFSGPSAERMRKAYSEFCSRHTKALKLYKELYARDKRFQQFIRKVTRSAVLKRHGVQECILLVTQRITKYPVLINRILQHSHGTDEERQDLTTALGLVKELLSNVDQDVHELEKGARLQEIYHRMDPRAQAPVPSKGPFGREELLRRKLIHDGCLLWKTATGRFKDVLMLLMTDVLVFLQEKDQKYIFPALDKPSVVSLQNLIVRDIANQEKGMFLISAAPPEMYEVHTASRDDRSTWIRVIQQSVRVCPSREDFPLIETEDEAYLRRIKMELQQKDKALVELLREKVGLFAEMTHFQVEEDSGGVALPALPRGLFRSESLECPRGERLLQDAIREVEGLKDLLVGPGVELLLTPRDPALLVDPDSGGSTSPGVTANGEARNFNGSIELCRTDSDSSQKDRNGNQLRAPQEEALQRLVNLYGLLHGLQAAVAQQDTLMEARFPEGPERREKLARANSRDGEAGRVGPAPVAPDKQATELALLQRQHALLQEELRRCRRLGEERATEAGNLEARLRESEQARALLEREAEEARRQLAILGQSEPPPAEAPWARRPLDPRRRSLPAGDALYLSFTPPQPSRGHDRLDLSVTIRSVHRPFEDRERQELGSPEERLQDSSDPDTGSEEEGGGRLSPPHSPRDFTRMQDIPEETESRDGEPMVSES